From the Cydia amplana chromosome 8, ilCydAmpl1.1, whole genome shotgun sequence genome, the window ACGGTCAAAGGGCAGTTCGTACCTGTAATTTGagaagcaaaattatttatttttgtatttgcatAATATTCTCATTCACCATCTTAGAGGAGAAAACGAGACAAtagcttctccatacaaacagtcctattttcctctctgcatatgaaataatgttataaaaacatttttacacaatttgatgaGTGACCCtttgtttgatttttttcgaTTATTTGTTTGTTATATAAAAGTTACGAGTGAAGAACAAGTACCatactaatataataaataatacatactataaattaccaaatttgtaaaattatgataattaaaattcgaaaaaaatCATAGCTCTGGTCAATATTCCTACATCAAATTGTTTTATAATGATCAAGTACATGGCTTAGCTTGTTCTAGGCAGAAATTTACAGATTATTTTAGTAATTGGTATTTTTGTCCTATTTCTCGACACTGACATTGTCGATATAATAACATCCAgacaattaattaataataaatgaatTGGTACCCACCCAAGCCATGAGCGAATTTGAGCACGAGGACTGTACTGAGTGGCCTTTCCTCCAAAACTCTTTAGCCTTGGATGACCACACTCTTTAGCATGGAGCGCTTCCCATTTCAGCACTTCTAGCCAAGCctgaaaattaataatttgttttaattctAAAACATACCAAATATACATACACCAAGGGTTGTTACCATCACATATGCATGTTTTTTATATAAACAGAAAGAAATAtcttacatatagctggtcaagtaaatcttgtcagtagaaaaaggcgacaaatttgaaaaatgtaggcgcaaaggtatatcgtcccatagaaaatttgaatttcgcgcctttttttactgacaagatttgcttgaccagctatagtattttaagcttttatgattcaacaaaaatataggtatggcTCAATAGATGCAGGCTCTAAACGTTAttgcaaaatatttatttgaaaaacttaaaaaaaaaaatgttccgaATATACCTGTTCATTATTAGCATtatgaattttaataatatcctccATGTCCTTTGGCTTTATGTCTTCATCCTTCCAACGCCATCCCTTACGTAACATAGCATTCCAGAACATCTGCTGGCTCGGGTACACCCAGAACTCTGTGGAACCATCAGGCATGGCTCGCGGAATAGATGACACTTGGCGTTGGACAGGCAAGGAGAAAGGCTGGTCGGGAGCTGGCTGCTGATTTGCTGGTGGCATCTGTATTTGAAATCAATAGAATTTTAATATAGATCTGATGCAAAATCACAAAGTATGAATATCATTGACTATTGATGAATGATAaaaattgtcaataaaaaaagtatttgtctGAGATTTAAGTAccacataatataaataaagttaGTTTTACCATGTTATACGGGTTTATGTCATTGGTTGCATTCCCATGCTGCACTGGGCAGTCTGAAACCTTGGGCGCGCTTTCTTCTTTTTTGTGCATAGGACATTCTGGTGGCGGATTGGCGTTGTTTACTGGAGCCTTTAGGTTGACACCGGCATCAGCAGATACTTGATTACCCATAGTTTTAAAGTAACTGAGCCAATCTTACGTAAGATGACCTTAGGTTAGGCGTGAACGGAGTACATTATTTTCCTAAAAATAGACACATATAATATTAACACAGCAATAAGTACACTCGTATAAGAATATTATACATTGAAAAAATATTAACCTTAAAACAGGAATTATAAATTTGCTCTTTTTAATTTGGGGTCTTTTTTGCGTTATTTGATTTGactgatgatttttttttttttttggattttatggcctggttacgagacctttaagccaagtctttatttttattacactgcactatatattaaagttttaacactgtgtttttaatgtatttgtaaATTGGTTGGTACGTTTGAATGTCTTTTAGTAGATTATTAAGCGGCGGCGGGCGGGAGGAAAAATCACTATCATTTTTACACACTTCACTTAATTCACTGGCAAGCACTAATCTGTCAATAAGGAACTtttgacatttaaataaaaggtgGTTAACGGTTCCTTCTTCAGCTTCACAGAAAGTACAGATATTGTTTTGTATTATTCCTAGCCTGGCAAGGTGTGAGGGTGCAGTATTGTGTCCATAGCGCAACCGGTTTATAGTAGTGATAAAATCTCGACTGGCTTTTTGCaggttattataccatggtttgGTAGGCAGACTTTCCTGAATGCTTCCGTACCATCTTCCTTTTCCTTGGTCTTGATCTTTGCTCCACATTTGTTCCCATAAATTGTTTACAGATATATTTATACATGACAAGTAATCAGACATAGGAATGTACATAGCCTCGCTAACATCAAGGGCGTTTATACCCCTGAAGGCAACACTATCCGCTGTTTCATTGCCTGTGATTCCTTTGTGAGAAGGAACCCACATAAATGAAACATCTACTCCTTTAAGATGATACTTAAATAACAATTCTTTAATAGCATATaaaatgaaattagttttaaaatgaattttcaaatgtTCCAAACCTTGAAGCAAACTTAAAGAATCacttattattagaaaatatttacaattatttacattacCAATTCGCAGAAGGGCCTGATAGACTGCATATGCCTCTGCAGTAAATATGGTACATACTTTCTGCAGAAGAAAGCTCTGAGTAAATTTACATTGAGGATCATAAATTGCACTACGCACATAATCCAGACCTTTGCTACCATCAGTATAAATAGTGTAGTAATTATTATCAGAGAGGAATTGTAACATATCTACATTACTATTAATAGAATCAAGTATTTTAATTGGTTGCATTATGCTTTTGTAATAGGAGGAATAACATGGCCAAGGATGCTGCtttctaattttaatacaattattttcaATTTCCAGAAAAATGTGAAACAACATTGGAGAGTTGCCAAGAAGGAGACCCTCTCCAGTTGCCAAAGGACCAGACACATTAACTCGGTGAGGTAAAATCTTGTTAATAATGTTTGTGTTATTAGAATATAATAACTTGAGGCAATATCTTTCAGCAAGAATTAGGCGTCTTAAGATAAGTGGCATGATAT encodes:
- the LOC134650029 gene encoding holocytochrome c-type synthase, translated to MGNQVSADAGVNLKAPVNNANPPPECPMHKKEESAPKVSDCPVQHGNATNDINPYNMMPPANQQPAPDQPFSLPVQRQVSSIPRAMPDGSTEFWVYPSQQMFWNAMLRKGWRWKDEDIKPKDMEDIIKIHNANNEQAWLEVLKWEALHAKECGHPRLKSFGGKATQYSPRAQIRSWLGYELPFDRHDWIVDRCGKDVRYVIDYYDGGELDNKYQFALLDVRPALDSFENAWDRMKVMYMRYRYELIGEKDSSTKLTN